The proteins below come from a single Malus domestica chromosome 03, GDT2T_hap1 genomic window:
- the LOC103428596 gene encoding uncharacterized protein isoform X2, producing MSKLFQKVAGFFTNRTMVGMDKAGNRYFARKEEVDGIMKEKRWVAFKGEDDPTSIPVEWICWLNRQRKRAPTPEELAELEARHERVRQNVALLKKEEEERKARECSTHKIINTDKAGGPDLKSFIWQFPGSSEGGVNQEESVATEGVRERGKESKRCSRVYRANRIRSNIQARDMAATNVKSS from the exons ATGTCGAAGCTGTTTCAGAAGGTTGCTGGGTTCTTTACCAATCGGACTATGGTGGGAATGGACAAAGCTGGCAACCGTTACTTTGCCAGAAAAGAGGAGGTCGATGGCATCA TGAAAGAGAAAAGATGGGTGGCATTCAAGGGTGAGGACGATCCGACCTCAATTCCAG TTGAGTGGATATGTTGGCTCAACAGGCAGCGGAAAAGGGCTCCAACACCGGAG GAACTGGCAGAATTGGAAGCAAGACATGAACGAGTCCGGCAGAATGTTGCGC TtctaaagaaagaagaagaggaaaggaaAGCAAGAGAATGCAGTACACACAAAATCATCAACACCG ATAAAGCCGGAGGTCCAGATTTGAAAAGTTTCATTTGGCAATTTCCTGGATCTTCTGAAG GTGGTGTAAATCAGGAAGAATCTGTTGCCACAGAAGGAGTGAG AGAAAGAggcaaagaaagcaaaagatGCTCCAGA gtcTACAGAGCTAACAGGATCCGGTCAAACATTCAGGCCAGGGACATGGCAGCCACCAACGTGAAGTCGAGTTGA
- the LOC103428596 gene encoding uncharacterized protein isoform X1, with the protein MSKLFQKVAGFFTNRTMVGMDKAGNRYFARKEEVDGIMKEKRWVAFKGEDDPTSIPVEWICWLNRQRKRAPTPEELAELEARHERVRQNVALLKKEEEERKARECSTHKIINTDKAGGPDLKSFIWQFPGSSEGGVNQEESVATEGVRNSKEKEAKKAKDAPESTELTGSGQTFRPGTWQPPT; encoded by the exons ATGTCGAAGCTGTTTCAGAAGGTTGCTGGGTTCTTTACCAATCGGACTATGGTGGGAATGGACAAAGCTGGCAACCGTTACTTTGCCAGAAAAGAGGAGGTCGATGGCATCA TGAAAGAGAAAAGATGGGTGGCATTCAAGGGTGAGGACGATCCGACCTCAATTCCAG TTGAGTGGATATGTTGGCTCAACAGGCAGCGGAAAAGGGCTCCAACACCGGAG GAACTGGCAGAATTGGAAGCAAGACATGAACGAGTCCGGCAGAATGTTGCGC TtctaaagaaagaagaagaggaaaggaaAGCAAGAGAATGCAGTACACACAAAATCATCAACACCG ATAAAGCCGGAGGTCCAGATTTGAAAAGTTTCATTTGGCAATTTCCTGGATCTTCTGAAG GTGGTGTAAATCAGGAAGAATCTGTTGCCACAGAAGGAGTGAG GAACTCCAAAGAGAAAGAggcaaagaaagcaaaagatGCTCCAGA gtcTACAGAGCTAACAGGATCCGGTCAAACATTCAGGCCAGGGACATGGCAGCCACCAACGTGA